In the Sarcophilus harrisii chromosome 1, mSarHar1.11, whole genome shotgun sequence genome, one interval contains:
- the TMEM74 gene encoding transmembrane protein 74, protein MELHHLAKKRGQADQCNNLDWSLGASPCDHQQVRGDVKLAEAATRAALCCQKHCKTIQKVIEDNETSPPPTFDFLSRKDSIVQTDGHPSGSLKAEKEPIMAKNVCQCYAQELETSFTYVDENVNLGHCTGSLSSAKDGSHQRDSGWENPNEWPHEAAMSLISEEDDTGSEATASGKSTDYGFISAILFLVTGILLVIISYLVPREVTVDPNTIAAREMERLENESAKIGAHLDRCVIAGLCLLTLGGVVLSCLLMMSMWKGELYRRNRFASSKESAKLYGSFNFRIKAGTNDNTLELSLVEEDALTVDS, encoded by the coding sequence ATGGAGCTTCACCACCTTGCTAAGAAGAGAGGGCAGGCGGACCAGTGCAACAATCTGGACTGGAGTTTGGGGGCTTCTCCCTGTGACCACCAGCAGGTTAGAGGAGATGTAAAGTTGGCTGAAGCAGCCACAAGAGCTGCTTTATGCTGTCAAAAGCACTGCAAAACAATACAAAAGGTTATAGAGGATAATGAGACCAGCCCTCCTCCCACATTTGACTTCCTCTCTCGGAAAGATAGCATTGTTCAGACAGATGGCCACCCATCAGGATCTCTCAAGGCAGAAAAAGAGCCAATAATGGCCAAAAATGTCTGCCAATGTTATGCCCAGGAACTTGAAACCTCCTTCACCTATGTTGATGAAAATGTTAATCTGGGGCATTGTACTGGCAGTCTTTCTTCAGCAAAGGATGGCAGCCACCAAAGAGATTCTGGCTGGGAGAACCCAAATGAATGGCCTCATGAGGCTGCCATGTCCCTGATATCTGAAGAAGATGACACAGGCTCTGAAGCCACTGCTTCAGGGAAGTCAACCGACTATGGCTTTATCAGTGCCATTTTATTCTTGGTCACTGGTATCTTGTTAGTGATCATCTCCTATTTGGTCCCCAGGGAAGTGACTGTGGACCCCAACACTATCGCAGCCCGTGAGATGGAACGCTTGGAGAATGAGAGTGCCAAGATTGGGGCTCATCTAGATCGCTGTGTTATAGCTGGCCTCTGCCTCCTTACTCTAGGTGGTGTGGTCCTGTCCTGTTTGTTGATGATGTCCATGTGGAAGGGAGAGCTATACAGGAGGAATAGGTTTGCTTCTTCTAAAGAATCTGCAAAACTCTATGGTTCTTTCAATTTCAGGATAAAAGCTGGCACCAATGATAACACACTAGAATTGTCCTTAGTGGAAGAAGATGCCCTCACTGTAGATAGTTAA